From one Alphaproteobacteria bacterium genomic stretch:
- a CDS encoding MFS transporter, giving the protein MSAMPRRWTILLCLFLGRTALGVQFQSLVSVGEQVTTELSLSYAQLGTLIGFMFLPGVALAFPTGLLARWMSDRAALSLGLAFVAAGGAVASQASGFDGIAAGRLLTGVGFVVCSLYFTKMVADWFAGREIAAAMGILTMSWPAGIALSQLTHGWVGQTFGWQAAIGSATVYGVVATLLVWLTYRSPYGEIHGRAMRGQMRLTRREWWLTGAAALAWSGFNAAYAVYLSFGAQVLIVEGADPVAATAQVSLVSWLMVLSLPFGGILADRTGRPDTVLYLGMAAGIGALLAFPEPGWTLPAIVVYGLIAMAPAGVIMALTGQAMAPERRAFGMAVFYSAMYPITAAAPILGGWLYDRIGAVEAPLAVAIALYVLTAASYAVFRLLQRRWPCG; this is encoded by the coding sequence GTGTCTGCCATGCCCCGCCGCTGGACGATCCTGCTGTGCCTGTTCCTGGGGCGCACGGCGTTGGGCGTGCAGTTTCAGTCGCTCGTGTCCGTGGGCGAGCAGGTGACGACGGAACTGTCGCTCTCCTACGCCCAACTCGGCACGCTGATCGGCTTCATGTTTCTGCCGGGCGTGGCGCTGGCCTTCCCGACCGGCCTGCTGGCCCGCTGGATGAGCGACCGCGCCGCCCTCAGCCTGGGGCTGGCCTTCGTGGCCGCCGGCGGGGCGGTGGCGAGCCAGGCCAGCGGCTTCGACGGCATCGCCGCGGGCCGCCTGCTGACCGGCGTCGGCTTCGTCGTCTGCTCGCTGTATTTCACCAAGATGGTCGCGGACTGGTTTGCCGGGCGCGAGATCGCCGCCGCCATGGGCATCCTCACCATGAGCTGGCCGGCCGGCATCGCGCTTAGCCAGCTGACCCATGGATGGGTCGGCCAGACATTCGGCTGGCAGGCCGCCATCGGGTCCGCCACGGTCTATGGGGTTGTGGCGACCCTGTTGGTCTGGCTCACCTACCGCTCGCCCTATGGCGAGATCCACGGCAGGGCCATGCGCGGCCAGATGCGGCTCACCCGGCGCGAATGGTGGCTGACGGGCGCGGCGGCCCTGGCGTGGTCCGGCTTCAACGCGGCCTATGCGGTCTATCTGAGTTTCGGCGCGCAGGTGCTGATCGTCGAGGGGGCCGACCCGGTCGCGGCGACGGCGCAGGTGAGCCTTGTCAGCTGGCTGATGGTGTTGAGCCTGCCCTTCGGCGGCATCCTGGCCGACCGCACGGGCCGTCCGGACACGGTGCTCTATCTGGGCATGGCGGCCGGCATCGGCGCATTGCTCGCCTTTCCGGAGCCGGGCTGGACCCTGCCGGCCATCGTCGTCTACGGCCTGATCGCCATGGCGCCCGCCGGCGTCATCATGGCGCTGACCGGCCAGGCCATGGCGCCGGAGCGCCGCGCGTTCGGGATGGCGGTGTTCTACAGCGCCATGTATCCGATCACCGCCGCGGCGCCCATTCTGGGCGGCTGGTTGTACGACCGCATCGGTGCCGTGGAGGCGCCCCTGGCGGTTGCCATCGCGCTCTATGTCCTGACGGCGGCGAGCTATGCCGTGTTTCGGCTGCTTCAGCGCCGCTGGCCATGCGGTTGA
- a CDS encoding lipid-A-disaccharide synthase N-terminal domain-containing protein has product MLDSTIAAFQAWYDSLSGYELFWIVLGFVAQFLFMMRFIMQWIYSERARRSIVPEVFWYFSILGGVTLLAYAIHRADPVFIAGQALGLIIYARNIYFIWHEKLAGRADAGKP; this is encoded by the coding sequence ATGCTGGACTCCACCATCGCCGCTTTCCAAGCCTGGTACGACTCGCTGTCGGGCTATGAACTGTTCTGGATCGTGCTGGGATTCGTGGCGCAGTTCCTGTTCATGATGCGCTTCATCATGCAGTGGATCTATTCCGAGCGGGCGCGCCGTTCCATCGTGCCGGAGGTTTTCTGGTATTTTAGCATTCTCGGCGGGGTTACCCTGCTGGCCTACGCCATTCATCGCGCCGACCCGGTGTTCATCGCCGGCCAGGCGCTGGGTCTGATCATCTATGCCCGGAACATCTATTTCATCTGGCACGAAAAGCTTGCCGGACGCGCCGACGCCGGCAAGCCCTGA
- a CDS encoding Ldh family oxidoreductase, protein MSDATAIRHIPGDAIRDQIEAVLTAWGVAAEPAATAAEALADADLHGVDSHGVGLVPMYDQRRGQGRINVSAQPKVVREKAAVALIDADRSLGHPVSVQAMQLACDKARDAGVGLVGVRNSNHFGAAGYYSRQAAKAGMIGLAMTHAPGSAIVPTFGRDAALGTNPIAFAAPARANPPFALDMATSTVALNKVRNYYRRGNEIPLGWAMDAEGRPTTDPKVGYEARRVAPVGGTRDLGSHKGYGLAMMVEILCAVLTGAWAEPGESDAEGRPVKSATQTGHFFLAIDPNRLRGGEAFGEDLDRMIDMLHATPPVDPARPVLVAGDPEYATYAERSATGVPLPETLLGELRDVVSRCNAPWLLG, encoded by the coding sequence ATGTCCGACGCCACCGCCATCCGCCACATTCCCGGCGACGCCATTCGCGACCAGATTGAGGCGGTGCTGACGGCCTGGGGCGTGGCGGCGGAGCCCGCGGCCACCGCGGCGGAAGCGCTGGCGGATGCGGACTTGCACGGCGTCGACTCCCATGGCGTCGGCCTGGTGCCGATGTACGACCAGCGCCGCGGCCAGGGCCGGATCAATGTCAGCGCCCAACCGAAAGTTGTGCGAGAGAAAGCCGCAGTCGCCCTGATCGACGCCGACCGGTCGCTGGGCCATCCGGTCTCGGTCCAGGCCATGCAACTGGCCTGCGACAAGGCACGGGACGCGGGCGTCGGGCTGGTGGGCGTGCGCAATTCCAACCATTTCGGCGCCGCCGGCTATTACTCGCGGCAGGCGGCAAAGGCGGGCATGATCGGCCTCGCCATGACCCATGCGCCCGGTTCCGCCATCGTGCCGACCTTCGGCCGCGATGCGGCGCTCGGCACCAATCCGATTGCGTTCGCCGCCCCGGCCAGGGCGAACCCGCCGTTCGCGCTCGACATGGCGACATCGACCGTGGCGCTGAACAAGGTCCGCAACTATTACCGCCGCGGCAACGAAATCCCGCTCGGCTGGGCCATGGACGCGGAGGGCCGGCCGACGACCGATCCCAAGGTCGGCTACGAGGCGCGCCGGGTCGCGCCGGTCGGCGGCACTCGCGATCTCGGCAGCCACAAGGGCTATGGCCTGGCGATGATGGTGGAAATCCTCTGCGCCGTGCTGACCGGCGCCTGGGCCGAGCCGGGCGAAAGCGATGCGGAGGGCCGTCCGGTGAAGAGCGCCACCCAGACCGGCCACTTTTTCCTGGCCATCGACCCCAACCGCCTGCGCGGCGGCGAAGCGTTCGGCGAGGATCTGGACCGGATGATCGACATGCTGCACGCCACGCCGCCGGTCGACCCGGCCCGGCCGGTGCTGGTCGCGGGCGATCCCGAATACGCCACCTATGCCGAACGCTCCGCGACCGGGGTGCCGCTGCCGGAGACCCTGCTCGGCGAGTTGCGGGACGTGGTGAGCCGCTGCAACGCGCCCTGGTTGCTGGGCTGA
- a CDS encoding cytochrome c has translation MKKPVVWALAVVIVAVVGVGGWRYWQSTQPSAAAVPAIDANDAELVALGRDVYRAQCASCHGLDMRGEPNWQQRKPNGRLPAPPHNETGHTWHHPDSVLFALTKYGLSAVAGRPVTTDMPAFEGTLSDREIAASLAYIKSTWPLEIRRRHQQMSEQAARKR, from the coding sequence ATGAAAAAGCCGGTGGTTTGGGCTCTGGCCGTGGTGATCGTGGCTGTGGTTGGCGTGGGAGGCTGGCGGTACTGGCAATCGACGCAACCGTCCGCCGCCGCCGTTCCGGCAATCGATGCCAACGATGCGGAACTGGTCGCGCTCGGTCGCGACGTGTACCGGGCGCAGTGTGCGTCCTGTCACGGCCTGGATATGCGCGGCGAGCCGAACTGGCAGCAGCGCAAGCCGAACGGGCGCCTGCCGGCACCGCCGCACAACGAGACCGGCCACACCTGGCACCATCCCGACTCTGTGCTGTTCGCGCTGACCAAGTACGGGCTTTCCGCGGTCGCCGGCCGGCCGGTCACAACCGATATGCCGGCCTTCGAAGGCACCCTCAGCGATCGTGAGATCGCGGCGTCGCTCGCCTATATCAAGAGCACCTGGCCGCTCGAAATCCGGCGTCGGCACCAGCAGATGAGCGAGCAGGCAGCCCGGAAGCGCTGA
- a CDS encoding glycosyltransferase family 39 protein, translated as MQVPPLDRDEPRFAQASKQMLETGDFVQIAFQDEPRLKKPIGIYWLQAASAGLLAPNEPTALWAYRLPSLIGVVLSVLLTAGIGRTLFKGPVGAIGAALFSLAILPGVEAHLAKTDAVLLACILAAQWGLAKAWMADHPATARGPVTTGPWTAAAFWLAIGAGVLVKGPVVVMIAGLTALTLALWHWRFAWLKALRPLWGLPLALAVIVPWFVAIHFATHGAFWDEAVGRDFLAKIDAGQERHGGPPGLYLLLVWVTFWPAAALLGFAGLGAWRGRMAPAVRFCLAWIVPSWLVFEAVATKLPHYVLPLYPALALLAGYMLVRAGQKPKRRWVAELVRAPVWIAVAVAAGLGIAMFAGPPFIGGDFNLASIAAAAGFGILAYALYRFARRAYAAPFPLGVVVLAAGLAYWSSYSQVIPGLSQLWVSSRLAAAVADHTPAACGKPARLVSVGYGEPSLVFLAGTDTALVRTEEALPLLIANPDCTLVAVEERRWPAFQEQTQAVALETLATIDGLNYSKGKRVSIRLLRLAP; from the coding sequence ATGCAGGTGCCGCCGCTCGACCGCGACGAGCCGCGCTTCGCCCAGGCCTCCAAGCAGATGCTGGAGACCGGCGATTTCGTCCAGATCGCCTTCCAGGACGAGCCGCGGCTGAAAAAGCCCATCGGCATCTACTGGCTGCAAGCCGCCTCCGCCGGCCTGCTGGCGCCGAACGAGCCGACGGCGCTCTGGGCCTACCGCCTGCCGAGCCTGATCGGCGTGGTGCTGAGCGTGCTGCTGACCGCCGGCATCGGCCGAACCCTGTTCAAGGGGCCGGTGGGCGCCATCGGCGCCGCCCTTTTCTCCCTCGCCATCCTGCCGGGGGTGGAGGCGCATCTGGCCAAGACCGACGCGGTCTTGCTCGCCTGCATTCTGGCGGCGCAATGGGGGTTGGCGAAAGCCTGGATGGCGGACCATCCGGCGACGGCGCGAGGGCCGGTGACCACCGGCCCGTGGACCGCGGCGGCCTTCTGGTTGGCCATCGGCGCCGGCGTGCTGGTCAAGGGGCCGGTGGTGGTGATGATTGCCGGGCTGACGGCCCTGACCCTGGCGCTCTGGCACTGGCGCTTCGCCTGGCTGAAGGCGCTGCGGCCGCTCTGGGGCCTGCCGCTGGCGCTGGCGGTGATCGTGCCCTGGTTCGTCGCCATTCACTTCGCCACCCACGGCGCCTTCTGGGACGAGGCGGTCGGGCGCGACTTTCTCGCCAAGATCGACGCGGGGCAGGAACGGCATGGCGGCCCGCCGGGGCTGTATCTGCTGCTGGTTTGGGTGACGTTCTGGCCGGCCGCGGCGCTGCTGGGCTTTGCCGGGCTCGGCGCCTGGCGCGGGCGGATGGCGCCGGCGGTGCGCTTCTGCCTCGCCTGGATCGTGCCAAGCTGGCTGGTGTTCGAGGCGGTGGCGACCAAGCTGCCCCATTATGTGCTGCCGCTCTACCCGGCGCTGGCCTTGCTGGCGGGCTATATGCTGGTGCGGGCCGGGCAGAAACCCAAGCGGCGCTGGGTGGCGGAGCTGGTGCGGGCGCCGGTCTGGATTGCCGTCGCCGTTGCGGCCGGGCTGGGCATCGCCATGTTCGCCGGGCCGCCCTTCATCGGCGGCGATTTCAACCTGGCGAGCATCGCGGCAGCGGCCGGGTTCGGCATCCTCGCCTATGCGCTTTACCGCTTTGCGCGGCGCGCCTATGCGGCGCCGTTCCCGCTGGGCGTGGTCGTGCTGGCGGCCGGCCTGGCCTACTGGTCGTCCTACAGTCAGGTCATTCCGGGGTTATCCCAGCTTTGGGTGTCGTCGCGGCTGGCGGCGGCGGTGGCCGATCACACGCCGGCTGCGTGCGGGAAGCCGGCGCGTCTGGTGTCGGTCGGCTATGGCGAGCCGAGCCTGGTCTTCCTGGCCGGCACCGACACGGCCCTGGTGCGGACCGAGGAGGCATTGCCTCTGCTGATCGCCAATCCCGACTGCACGCTCGTCGCGGTCGAGGAGCGGCGGTGGCCGGCCTTCCAGGAGCAGACCCAGGCGGTCGCGCTGGAGACGCTCGCGACCATCGACGGCCTCAACTATTCCAAGGGCAAGCGCGTTTCCATCCGCCTGCTGCGGCTGGCACCTTAA
- a CDS encoding amidase — protein sequence MPHPTELTALEAARDIANGRLTSEDLVRACLERIEARDDAVRAWAHLDPEQALAEARARDGERPRSPLHGVPVGVKDILDTHDMPTTHGSPIYPDNRPAHDAACVALLRDAGMVVMGKTVTTEFAMRNPGPTRNPHDPGRTPGGSSSGSAAGVGDFQVPLGIGTQTAGSIIRPASYCGVVGYKPTHGRIMRNGMKVLAESLDTIGCMARSVADANAFASIMEASPIQVLADVGPTPSFAFTKSPAWGDAERGTRDAMKAAIDRVVAAGGTVVEIELPHAFKDALEAQEVIMTYEAWRGLAYERCVHGNKLSVALKDYIADGGTHTREHYDWARNVQATCKAMFWQVFQRFGAVLTPAAPGEAPKNLAFTGSPNFNRIWTMLGVPCVTLPGLKGPEGMPVGLQCVGASGRAHEALAHAAWLEKVLAR from the coding sequence ATGCCGCATCCAACCGAACTGACCGCCCTCGAAGCCGCCCGCGACATCGCCAACGGGCGCCTGACGTCGGAGGACCTGGTTCGGGCCTGTCTGGAACGGATCGAGGCGCGCGACGACGCCGTCAGGGCCTGGGCCCATCTCGACCCGGAACAGGCGCTGGCCGAGGCGCGCGCCCGCGACGGCGAGCGGCCGCGCTCGCCGTTGCACGGGGTGCCGGTGGGGGTGAAGGACATTCTCGACACCCACGACATGCCGACCACGCACGGCTCGCCGATCTATCCGGACAACCGACCGGCCCACGACGCGGCCTGTGTCGCGCTGCTGCGCGATGCCGGCATGGTGGTGATGGGCAAGACGGTGACCACCGAATTCGCCATGCGCAATCCGGGGCCGACCCGCAACCCGCACGATCCGGGCCGCACGCCGGGCGGGTCGTCCAGCGGCTCGGCCGCGGGGGTCGGGGATTTTCAGGTCCCGCTCGGCATCGGCACCCAGACCGCCGGCTCGATCATCCGGCCGGCGAGTTATTGCGGCGTCGTTGGCTACAAGCCCACCCATGGTCGGATCATGCGAAACGGCATGAAGGTTCTGGCGGAAAGCCTTGATACGATAGGCTGTATGGCCCGGTCCGTGGCCGACGCCAATGCCTTTGCCTCGATCATGGAGGCGTCGCCGATCCAGGTGTTGGCGGATGTCGGGCCGACGCCGTCCTTCGCCTTCACCAAGTCCCCCGCTTGGGGCGATGCCGAGCGCGGCACTCGCGATGCGATGAAGGCCGCAATCGACCGCGTCGTGGCCGCCGGCGGTACGGTCGTCGAGATCGAACTGCCGCACGCGTTCAAGGACGCGCTGGAGGCGCAGGAGGTGATCATGACCTACGAGGCCTGGCGCGGCCTGGCCTATGAGCGCTGCGTGCATGGCAACAAGCTGTCGGTGGCGCTGAAGGACTATATCGCCGACGGCGGCACCCACACGCGCGAGCATTACGACTGGGCGCGCAATGTCCAGGCGACGTGCAAGGCGATGTTCTGGCAGGTGTTCCAGCGCTTCGGTGCCGTGTTGACGCCGGCGGCGCCGGGCGAGGCGCCGAAGAATCTGGCCTTCACCGGCTCGCCGAATTTCAACCGCATCTGGACCATGCTGGGTGTGCCGTGCGTGACCCTGCCTGGACTGAAAGGGCCGGAGGGCATGCCGGTCGGCCTGCAATGCGTCGGCGCCTCCGGCCGTGCCCACGAGGCGCTGGCCCACGCCGCGTGGCTGGAGAAGGTGCTGGCGCGCTAG
- a CDS encoding PaaI family thioesterase: MTQAFMPEGEDGQHFESFMAFERVEWREGFVRIRVALGPQHRNRQGFIHGGVIGALLDSAGMFAGTYDADTGRGKAAVTVSTACQYIGATKGAAVEAVGELTRAGRSLYFADAKVIDPETGAVLASGQGTYKYR; encoded by the coding sequence ATGACCCAAGCCTTTATGCCGGAAGGCGAGGACGGCCAGCATTTCGAGAGCTTTATGGCGTTCGAGCGGGTGGAATGGCGCGAGGGCTTTGTGCGCATTCGTGTTGCCCTCGGTCCGCAGCACCGCAACCGCCAGGGTTTTATTCATGGCGGCGTGATCGGGGCGTTGCTGGATTCCGCCGGCATGTTCGCCGGCACCTATGACGCCGACACCGGCCGCGGCAAGGCGGCGGTGACCGTCTCCACCGCCTGCCAGTATATCGGCGCGACCAAGGGCGCAGCGGTGGAGGCCGTGGGCGAACTCACCCGCGCCGGCCGCTCGCTGTATTTCGCCGACGCCAAGGTCATCGACCCGGAGACCGGCGCGGTGCTGGCCTCGGGGCAGGGGACGTACAAGTACCGTTGA
- a CDS encoding Ldh family oxidoreductase gives MPQIAVDTIKAQIASVLTAWGMPAGHVATTADLMVEADIRGIDSHGIGMLPQYHDRRKDGRIIVPGDIRVVEDLPAMTFIDAGHALGHVPAKMAMQSAIAKAKDMGVAVAVVRNSNHFGAAGVYSTMALDAGLIGICMTGTSQRSIVPPRAREPMFSTNPIAMAAPAQRNPAFSLDMATSTVAVGKLNIYRRAGKAMPVGWALKEDGSSETDGEAAFYATPKRMTPLGGTEDGGSHKGYGLAIMVDILCSVLSGSYFGGRDLATGEPGDFINVGSFFLAIDPMFFRGEPGAFEADMDALIDQMHGIAPLDPAQPVLVAGEPEEAARALRLAEGVPMTDTLYGEVRRVAEESGVPFLFG, from the coding sequence TTGCCGCAGATTGCCGTCGACACCATCAAAGCCCAGATCGCGAGCGTGCTGACCGCCTGGGGCATGCCGGCCGGGCATGTCGCCACCACCGCCGACCTGATGGTCGAGGCCGACATTCGCGGCATCGACAGCCACGGCATCGGCATGCTGCCGCAATACCACGACCGGCGCAAAGACGGCCGCATCATCGTGCCGGGCGACATTCGCGTGGTCGAGGACCTGCCGGCCATGACCTTCATCGACGCCGGCCACGCCCTGGGCCATGTGCCGGCGAAAATGGCAATGCAGAGCGCGATCGCGAAGGCCAAGGACATGGGGGTCGCCGTCGCCGTGGTGCGGAACTCGAACCATTTCGGTGCGGCCGGCGTTTATTCCACCATGGCGCTGGACGCGGGCCTGATCGGCATCTGCATGACCGGCACCAGCCAGCGCTCCATCGTGCCGCCCAGGGCGCGGGAGCCGATGTTCTCGACCAACCCGATCGCCATGGCGGCACCGGCCCAGCGCAACCCGGCCTTCAGCCTCGACATGGCGACCAGCACGGTGGCGGTGGGCAAGCTCAACATCTACCGCCGCGCCGGCAAGGCCATGCCGGTCGGCTGGGCGCTGAAAGAGGACGGCTCGTCGGAGACCGACGGGGAGGCCGCGTTCTACGCCACGCCGAAGCGGATGACGCCGCTCGGCGGCACCGAGGACGGCGGCAGCCACAAGGGCTATGGCCTGGCCATCATGGTCGACATTCTCTGCAGCGTGCTCTCGGGCTCGTATTTCGGCGGGCGCGACCTGGCCACCGGCGAGCCGGGAGACTTCATCAATGTCGGCAGCTTCTTCCTGGCCATCGACCCGATGTTCTTCCGCGGCGAGCCGGGGGCGTTCGAGGCCGACATGGACGCACTGATCGACCAGATGCACGGCATCGCCCCGCTCGACCCGGCCCAGCCCGTGCTGGTGGCGGGCGAGCCGGAGGAAGCCGCCCGCGCCCTGCGCCTGGCCGAGGGCGTGCCGATGACCGACACACTCTATGGCGAGGTCCGGCGCGTGGCGGAGGAAAGCGGGGTGCCGTTCCTGTTCGGCTAG
- a CDS encoding MmgE/PrpD family protein, translating to MPDSLASTGKLPANLTRDLAGWISGFDRGELPAAVQGAMRRALLDTLGVGLHGQGEEWAGIAREWAYGATAPDSDDAATIWGEEEALLRTSDAAFVNGIAAHAFELDDFCQKLHPGAVVIPAAMAVAQANTCNLGQLLGGIAVGYETMIRLSMALDPNQARLRGWHLTGVCGPVGAAAAASWLLWLGGEETAWAIGLGATQGSGLFAFNADGAMSKRFHPGRAAQSGVMAAELAARGFSGPTKVLETDDGSFLTAFSDHADGSRLLDGLGQRWELLTNNFKPYSCCGSVHAYNDCAIAIRNRLGRAPLPGERVVTGLPKVVDVQCGYPYAPGTALFAQMSARYCIAVALLDGAVLPDQFTDERMRSPDVVDLAQRIEIVGDERLDALYPAQYPGWVEVHTADGVVREDRDNPSGAHDSPDYTAGLLAKYDALLGERGQRLKALVLDGPGETPVQALLEAMARP from the coding sequence ATGCCCGACTCTCTCGCCAGCACCGGCAAATTGCCGGCCAATCTGACCCGCGACCTGGCCGGCTGGATCAGCGGCTTCGACCGCGGCGAACTGCCGGCCGCGGTGCAGGGCGCCATGCGCCGGGCGCTGCTCGATACGCTCGGCGTCGGCCTGCACGGCCAGGGCGAGGAATGGGCCGGGATCGCGCGCGAATGGGCCTATGGCGCCACGGCGCCCGACAGCGACGATGCCGCCACCATCTGGGGCGAGGAGGAGGCGTTGCTGCGCACCTCCGATGCCGCTTTCGTCAACGGCATCGCCGCCCACGCGTTCGAACTCGACGATTTCTGCCAGAAGCTGCACCCCGGCGCCGTGGTGATCCCGGCCGCCATGGCGGTGGCGCAGGCGAACACCTGCAATCTTGGCCAGCTTCTGGGCGGCATCGCCGTCGGCTATGAGACCATGATCCGGCTGTCCATGGCGCTGGACCCGAACCAGGCCCGCCTGCGCGGCTGGCACCTGACCGGCGTCTGCGGCCCGGTGGGTGCCGCGGCGGCGGCAAGCTGGCTGCTTTGGCTCGGCGGCGAGGAGACTGCCTGGGCCATCGGCCTCGGCGCCACCCAGGGTTCGGGCCTGTTCGCGTTCAACGCCGACGGCGCCATGAGCAAGCGCTTCCATCCCGGCCGCGCGGCGCAGAGCGGCGTCATGGCGGCGGAACTGGCCGCCCGCGGCTTCTCCGGCCCGACCAAGGTGCTGGAGACCGACGATGGCTCGTTCCTGACCGCGTTCAGCGACCATGCCGACGGTTCGCGGCTGCTGGACGGCCTCGGCCAGCGCTGGGAGTTGCTGACCAACAATTTCAAGCCCTATTCCTGCTGCGGCTCGGTGCATGCCTACAACGACTGCGCCATTGCCATCCGCAACCGGCTGGGTCGCGCGCCGCTGCCGGGCGAGCGGGTGGTGACCGGCCTGCCGAAGGTGGTGGATGTGCAGTGCGGCTACCCTTACGCGCCCGGCACGGCGCTGTTCGCGCAGATGTCGGCGCGGTATTGCATCGCCGTCGCCTTGCTGGACGGCGCTGTCCTGCCCGACCAGTTCACGGACGAGCGCATGCGCTCGCCGGACGTGGTGGACCTGGCCCAACGCATCGAGATCGTCGGCGACGAGCGTCTGGACGCGCTCTATCCGGCGCAATATCCGGGCTGGGTCGAGGTTCACACCGCCGATGGAGTGGTGCGGGAGGATCGCGACAATCCTTCGGGCGCACACGATTCGCCGGACTATACCGCAGGGCTGCTCGCCAAGTACGACGCGCTGCTGGGCGAGCGCGGCCAGCGGTTGAAAGCCCTGGTGCTGGACGGTCCGGGCGAGACGCCGGTGCAGGCGCTGCTGGAGGCGATGGCGCGCCCATGA
- a CDS encoding glycosyltransferase family 2 protein → MPPFSIVIPAYNESENVGPLAREILSVLPADAVFEVIFIDDASTDGTADAVLAMRAEDPRVRLVRHRRNAGQSAAIRNGAKVALYDWVVTMDGDGQNDPADIPKLFALLEGAPAEPPLGLLGGLRLKRQDVFARRLVSRTANAIRQAVLQDNCRDTGCSLKAIRRELLIDLPNFRGLHRYLPALAPAYGYATRFVDVNHRARAAGVSKYTNWGRALVSLRDLLGVLWLRARAAAPFPYEADDS, encoded by the coding sequence CTGCCGCCCTTTTCCATCGTCATCCCCGCCTACAACGAGTCCGAGAATGTCGGCCCGCTGGCGCGGGAGATTCTGAGCGTCCTGCCCGCCGATGCGGTGTTCGAGGTGATTTTCATCGACGACGCCAGTACGGACGGCACCGCCGACGCCGTTCTGGCGATGCGGGCGGAAGATCCGCGCGTCCGTCTGGTGCGCCATCGCCGCAATGCCGGCCAGTCCGCCGCGATCCGCAATGGCGCCAAGGTGGCGCTCTACGACTGGGTCGTGACCATGGATGGGGACGGGCAGAACGACCCGGCCGACATCCCGAAACTGTTTGCCCTGCTGGAGGGTGCCCCGGCCGAGCCGCCGCTGGGCCTGCTGGGCGGGTTGCGGCTGAAGCGCCAGGACGTGTTCGCGCGCCGGCTGGTTTCGCGCACCGCCAACGCCATCCGCCAGGCGGTGTTGCAGGACAATTGCCGCGACACCGGCTGCTCGCTGAAGGCGATCCGGCGGGAATTGCTGATCGACCTGCCGAATTTCCGCGGCCTGCACCGCTATCTGCCCGCGCTGGCGCCGGCTTATGGCTATGCCACCCGCTTCGTCGACGTGAACCACCGGGCGCGGGCCGCCGGGGTCTCGAAATACACCAACTGGGGTCGGGCGCTGGTGTCGCTGCGCGACCTGCTGGGCGTGCTCTGGCTGCGCGCCCGCGCGGCGGCGCCTTTCCCCTATGAGGCGGACGATTCCTGA
- a CDS encoding S49 family peptidase, producing the protein MRVRPYDPSLDRMNLKFWKRTPRVPLVRLSGMISPDGNALRRGLSLEAVAPLLHQAFSMPRAKAVALAINSPGGSPVQSALIAARIRALANEKSLPVLGFVEDMAASGGYWLATAADEIFADEASVVGSIGVISAGFGFADAIAKLGIERRVHTAGENKSILDPFRPEKAEDVARLDAILEDLHGVFRKQVESRRGARLKTDDPEIFSGAFWTAQGALERGLIDGIGHFRPVLRERFGEKVEIVPIKAKQPLIRRLTGGGLGADGLSADLAALVDERLARQRYGG; encoded by the coding sequence ATGCGGGTTCGACCCTACGATCCGAGCCTGGACCGCATGAACCTGAAATTCTGGAAACGGACGCCGCGCGTGCCTCTGGTGCGGCTCAGCGGCATGATTTCTCCCGATGGCAATGCGCTGCGTCGCGGCCTGAGCCTGGAGGCGGTGGCGCCGCTGTTGCACCAGGCGTTTTCCATGCCGCGGGCGAAGGCGGTGGCGCTGGCGATCAATTCGCCCGGCGGTTCGCCGGTGCAGTCGGCGCTGATCGCCGCGCGGATTCGGGCGCTGGCGAACGAAAAATCGCTGCCGGTGCTGGGCTTCGTCGAGGACATGGCGGCATCCGGCGGCTATTGGCTGGCCACCGCCGCAGACGAGATTTTCGCCGACGAGGCCAGCGTGGTCGGCTCCATCGGCGTGATCTCCGCCGGCTTCGGCTTTGCCGACGCCATCGCCAAGCTGGGCATCGAGCGCCGCGTGCACACCGCCGGCGAAAACAAGAGCATTCTCGATCCCTTCCGGCCGGAAAAGGCCGAGGACGTGGCCCGGCTCGACGCCATCCTGGAGGATTTGCACGGGGTTTTTCGCAAGCAGGTGGAGAGCCGGCGCGGCGCCAGGCTGAAGACCGACGACCCGGAGATTTTCTCCGGCGCCTTCTGGACCGCCCAGGGTGCGTTGGAGCGGGGACTGATCGACGGCATCGGCCATTTCCGTCCGGTGCTGCGCGAGCGCTTTGGCGAGAAGGTGGAGATCGTGCCGATCAAGGCGAAACAACCGCTGATCCGGCGCCTGACCGGCGGCGGCTTGGGCGCGGACGGGCTGAGCGCGGACCTGGCCGCCCTGGTGGACGAGCGCCTCGCGCGGCAGCGGTACGGAGGCTAG